The following nucleotide sequence is from Devosia salina.
CTTTGCCTGTGGTGGTTTCTGGGGCGCTCTGGCCTTTGCCGATCTCGAAGCCCTGCCCTGGGGCAAGATCAAGGGCCACTTCATGCGCCACCTCCGCTGGTGGGCCGACAAGCCCATTGCCCATGGCAATGGCGTGCTCTCCATCGGCTATGGCTATCCCAACCTCTTCATGTCCGAGAGCTACAATTCCGCCGGCTCGCCCTATTGGGCGCTGAAGGCCTTCCTGCCACTGGCCCTGCCCGCCGACCATCCTTTCTGGATGGCCGAGGAAGAAGCGGCCGAGTTCGATGCCGAGCCCGTGTCGATGAAGCATCCGGGCATGGTCGCCTTCCATACGAAGGGCAATGTGGTGGCCCTATCCTCCGGCCAGCAGAACTGGCAGATGCGGCACGGCACCGAGAAATACGCCAAGTTCGTCTATTCGAGCCGCTATGGCTTCTCGGTGGAGGCGGACGAACGCGCCTATCACCAGGGCGCCTTCGACGGCGCGCTGGCCCTCAGCGATGACGGCCGCCACTACCGCGTGCGCGAGACCAACGAAGAGGCGCAGATCGCGGGCACGGCTCTCCATGCGGTTTGGAAGCCGTGGAGTGACGTGACGGTGGAAACCTGGCTGCTGCCGGCCAATCCCTGGCACATCCGGGTGCACCGGATCAACACGCCGCGCGCGCTGCATGGCACCGAAGGCGGCTTCGCCATCGAGCGCGCCGATCTCAATGCCGATACCTATATCGACGAAAGGGGCAGGGCGGTGGCCCGGTCGAAAACCGATCTCAGCGCCATCCTCGATTTGGGCGGGCAGCGTGAAGGCCGTGCCCATAGGGCCCTGCCTAACACCAATCTCATCGCCTCCAAGACCATCGTGCCGCAATTGCGGGGCGACATCCCGGCCGGCACCACCGTGCTGGTCACCGCGGCCATGGCTCTACCCGCGGACGCCGGGGCCGACGCGGCACTCGCCAACCCGCCCGAAGCGCCCGACATTGCAGCGCTCGAAAGCCTCTTTGCCCGTGAGGGCATTGATGTCAGCGCCATCCTCGTGCCGGAGCGTTTCTGATGCGGCCAAGACTGAGTTTCGCCTTCGATCCGCACAAGACCAGGCACGTCTTCGATGACGAGGCGCTGCAGCGGTTGGGCGCCGTCTGCGAAGTCGTGTCCGCCGAGCCGCTGACCAGCTTTTCGACGCCCGAAGCGCGCGCGGTCCTGTCTCAGACCGAAGTGCTCGTGACCGGCTGGGGCTGCCCCATGCTCTCCCCCGATGTGCTGCGTGCAGCGCCCAATCTCAAGCTCATCGCCCATGCGGCCGGGACGGTGAAGTTCACCGTCGACTATTCGGCCTATGCCACGGGCATCCGCGTCACCCATGCGGCCGAGGCCAATGCCGTGCCGGTGGCCGAGTTCACGCTGGCCGCGATCCTGTTCGCCAACAAGCGCATGTTCGAGCTGCGCGACCTCTATCGCGCCGATCCGACGCGCCGCTCCAGCCATGAGCTGATGGACATGCCGATCGGCAATTTCCGCCGCACGGTGGGCCTCGTCGGTGCCTCGCGCATCGGCCGCAAGGTCGCGGCCATGCTGGCCGGCTTCGATCTCGACGTCCTGCTCTCCGACCCCTTCGTTGCGGCCGACGACCCGATCGCCCGGCAGGTGGAACTGGTGGAACTCGACGCCCTGATGGCGCGCTCGGATGTGGTCTCGGTGCATGCGCCCTCGCTGCCCTCGACGCGGCACATGATCGGCGCCCGGCAGCTGAAGCTCATGCAGGATGGCGCCACCTTCATCAACACGGCGCGGGGCGCGCTGGTCGATGAAGCGGCACTGGTGGCCGAGTTGCAGACGGGCCGTATTCATGCCGTGATCGATGTCACCGACCCGGAGATTCCCCCTGCTACCTCGCCGCTCTTCACCCTGCCGAATGTATTCCTCACGCCCCATGTGGCGGGGGCCATCGGTACCGAGCGGGCGCGGCTGGGGCTGATGGTCGTGGAGGAGGTGGAGCGCTTCGTGCGCGGCGAACCCATGCTCTATGAAATCGAACCGGCACTGCTGGAGAGATTGGCGTGATGCTCGACAAGAACCGCGAAGACGAGGCTTGGCACAAGCGACGCCTGCAGTTCCTGACCTGGGATCGTCGCCCCGAGGATATCGAAAGCGCCGAACACCGGGCGCGGCAGGCCGACCTTGCCGCACGGGCCGGTGCGAGCTTTCATCCCACCGCCTATGTCGCCGCCGACGCCGCGATCTTCACGACCCGGCTGGAACTGGGCGAGCAAAGCTGGATCGCCGGACATGCGCTGGTGCGCGGAGAGGCCGTCTTCGGCGCCCATTGCACGGTCAATCCCTACGCCATGATTTCGGGCAACGTCAGTTGCGGGGATGGCGTACGCATTGCCAGCCACGTGTCATTGGTCGGCTTCAACCATGGCTATGACGACCCCGATGTCCCGATCTACAGGCAAAAGCACGAGACGCTGGGCATTACCATCGAGGACGATGTGTGGATCGGCGCCAATGCCGTGGTGGTTGATGGCGTCACGATAGGTCGTGGTGCAGTGATTGCGGCAGGCGCCGTGGTCAGCAAGGACGTGCCGCCCATGGCCATTGTCGGCGGCGTGCCGGCAAGGGTGCTGCGCTATCGCGGGCGGGGACGGCGCGACGAGACAAGGGCGCAATTGCAGGCGCTGGGCGAACGGGCGAGGGGGCAGTTCCAGGATATCCTCAGGCACAACATGGTCGAGGGCGACTATCTCTCGCGCGAGAACCACGGCGCGGCCCGCATGAGCATTCGTCATCTCTGCGACGCCATCGAGATCGCGGCGGGCTTTGGTGAGCTGCCCGAAGGGCTTGATGTCCCGGCGACCACCGCCCGCTTGCAGGCGATCCAGGACCCGGAAACCGGGCTCTTCCCCGATCCCTACCAGAAGCCCAAACCTGGCGTTGCGCTGCGCCGGGACGGGCTGGCGCTCTACAATGTCCTTGCCGTCGGCTATGCGCTCGAAGTGCTGGGCGCCCGCCCACTCCATCCGGTTTCGGCGGTGGAACTGGCCGGGCCGGAGCTCTGCCAATGGCTCGAAAGCCTGACCTGGCGCGAGCGCGCCTGGGGCGCAGGAGCTGATGTCGATACCATCGGCACCGCGCTCTATTTCAATGCCCGCTACTTCTCGAGCGCGACGTCACGCGAAACGCTGTTCGGCTGGCTGGCGCTCAAGCAGGATCGCGCGTCGGGTCTGTGGGGTTCGCCGACCGCGGAGCAGGGCCTGCTGCAACCGGTCAATGGCTTCTATCGGCTGACCCGCGGCACCTATGCCCAATTCGGCATTGCCGTGCCACGGCCCGAGGCGGCCATCGACAGCGTGCTGCTCAATTACCGCAATTATGGTGGCTTCTCCGGACCGACCTACACGGCCTGCAATTTGCTCGATACCATCCACCCGCTGCTGCTGTGCCTCGGCCAGACCGACCATCGTCGCGCCGAGGCCGAAAACATCGCCCGCGCCATCATCGCCCGCGCCGGGGAGCGCTGGGTCGATGGCGAGGGTTTTCCCTTTGCGGACGGGCAGATACCGGGCCTGCAGGGGACCGAGATGTGGCTTTCGGTCGTGCATCTGGCGGCCAAGTTGCTGGGCGATGACAATGCATTCTGCTTCGTGCCCAAAGGCGTGCACCGCACACAAGCAGTGGGACTGGGACTATGACCAAGAAAGCCCTCGTCGTCTGGGGCGGCATGGAATTGCATACGCCCGAGCGCGGCGCGCATGTGGTGCGTAACCTGTTGGAAGAAGAAGGTTTTTCGGTCACCGTGACCCCCGATTACGACGCCCTCGGCGCCGAGGATGTGGGCAGCAACGACCTCGTCGTGCCTGTCATCACCGATGGCACGCTGGCGCCCGAAAAGATGGCCAATCTCATCGCCGCGATCCGCGCCGGCACCGGATTAGCGAGTTATCACATGGGGTTAGCGACGACGTTCCGCGCCAGCGTGCCGTTCCGCTACGCTGCCAGCGTCTACTGGGTGCAGCATCCGGGCAATATCATGACCTATAAGGTGGATATTACCCGGCCCGATCACCCGATCATGGCGGGGATCGGGAGTTTCGAGCATACATCGGAACAATATTATCTCAATTACGACCCTGCAGTCGAAGTTCTCGCGACCACAACCTTTTCGGGGGAACATCATCCCTGGCGCAAGAATGTTGTCATGCCTGTCGTCTTTACGACATATCACGACCAGGGACGGGTGTTCTATTCATCACTCGGGCATACAGCGGACGAGCTGGAGATTCCGCAGGTGCGCACCATCCTGAAGCGTGGACTGCTCTGGGCGGCCCGAAGCTAGCCAGGAGTCGCTTAATGAACGCATCCTGAACGCCTATTGCTGCTGTTGCTGCGCCTGCTGGCGCAGCACCTCGGATTCGGGCAGCGCATTGGCATATCTCAGTTCGCGATTGGCGCGCGCCCAGAAGGCCGGATGCACCCTGTCGAGGAGCTCGGGCGCCGTGGCGGCGAGCCCCAGCCTCTCGCCCAGATCGCCCTGCAGGTAGAGGACGGCGTTCTGCCGATACCAGGCCGGCACCGCCTCATCGGCCCAGATGACCGGCCGCACCACGTCATGGGCGTGATAGCCGTGACCGGCGAAAATGTCTGCCCAATAGCTCTGCCATTGTTCGTTGAGATGCCCGACCCCACCCTGTCCGGGAATGGCGGCGCTGAACAGCACGGCTGGGGCCATGGCCACCAGATCATTCACAAAGCTGGCGGCGCGTTCCGGCGAAAGGTGTTCGGCCACTTCCAGCGACAGCACCAGGTCGACGGCAGGACCCGAAAATCCCTGTTCGAGGTCGCGCGCCGAAAAGACAATGCGGGGATCGTCCAGCATGTCCGGCCTGACCCAGTCGCCCTCCATGCCGAATGCCTCGACGGTGCCGGTCTCCAGCGCCGCGGCGAGGAAAGTGCCGGTTCCGCAACCGATATCGGCCAGGCGGCGACGCGCCAATCCCGTCGGCAGAGCGGCCAGGATGGCGCGGGCCGCATGCAGCGTATGGGCCCGCCGGTCGGCGTAGAAGTCGGAAGGATAGAGGCTGGTGGTCATGTCCGGTCCCGGTCTCGATTGCACGCAATGCTATAGACGATCTCCGGCATTGCCCAGTTTTTGATCACATTTTCGCGCCTGGCCGGGATTGGTGACGGTTCCGTAAGGCATTGTCTGCACGGATGGTCGTCCATTGGGATAATTCCATAGGCGCGTCCTTGCCGGTCATTCAGTTCCTGTTCACGGCACACGAGCCGGCCCACATCGTCCTGGCAGCGACGATCTGCATGATTTCCTCCTATGCCTGCATTGGCCTGCTGCGCCACGCCCGCCGCGCTCATGGCCGCATGCGCTCGGTATGGACGGCGGTGGCTGCGCTGGCCGTTGGCTTCGGCATCTGGGCGACCCATTTCGTGGCGGTGCTGGCCTTCCGCCCCGGCTTTACCCTTGGCTACGATCTCTGGCTGACCGCGCTGTCGCTGTTGATTGCCATCGTGCTGTGCGGCGTCGGCATCGCGCTGGCCATTCGTGCGACCAGCGCCCTGGACCGGTTTCTGGGCGGCGCCGTGGTCGGCGTGGCCATTTCGACCATGCACTATGCCGGCATCGCGGCGCTGGTGATGGGCGGCAGCCTGGGCTGGAACCCGGGTCTGGTCGCCACCTCCATCCTGTCCGGCATGGCTTTTGCGGGCCTCGCCTTCACCATCGGCATGGATGGCAGCACGCGGCGGCTGCTTTCGGCGGCCCTGCTTCTGACGCTGGCCATCTGTGCCATGCATTTCACCGCCATGGCCGCCGCCGACTTTTCGCTGTGTTTCCCGCTCTCGGCCGATGGCGGGCTGGATGGGTTCTGGCTCTCGGTGGCCCTCGCCTTCATTTCGATGCTGCTATTGGCGCTGGCCCTGGGCAGCACGGTGCTCGACGAGGCCGACCGGCGCCGCACCGAACGTGAAAACGAGCGGCAATTGCGGGACGCAGCCCGGATCAGCGAGGTCACCGGCAAGCTCGAACTGGCCATGACCCATATGGCGCAAGGGCTGGGCCTCTACGACGCCGAGGGGCGTCTGCAACTCTACAACCAGCGCTTTCCGTCCCTGCTTGGCATCGACCCGGCGATGAACCTGGCGGGCATCAGCTTTCGCCGCACCTGCCACTTGAGTGTTCTGGGCAGCGAGCATCCGCCGGAAGATCTCGAAGCGCGCATCGATCAGGTGATGGCGAGCCATGCGCCGCTGATCGCAGGGGGCGGCGAGATCGTCCATAGCTTCGCCGAGGACCGGGTCCTGCAGGTCAGCCACAGCCCCATCGGCGACGGCTCCTGGGTGACCACGATCGACGACATCACCGAACGGCATCGCTCGCAGCGCGCCATCGCCCATCTGGCCCGCCACGATGGCCTGACGGGCCTGCCGAACCGGGCGCGCTTCCGGGAATCCTTCGACTGGGCACTGGCCCGGGCCGAGGAGGCGGGGGACAAGATCGCCATCATCGCCATCGACCTCGACCACTTCAAGGAGATCAATGATAGCCACGGCCATGCCGCCGGCGACATGGTGCTCAAGACTCTTTCAGGCTGCTTCAACAGCCTGCTCGGAGAAGGGGAAGTCATTGCCCGGCTGGGGGGCGACGAGTTCGCGGCGATCAAGATCTTCACGACCATGGATGGGCTGCGCGAGTTCCTGCAGCGGCTCGAGGCGGCCCTGACGCAACGCATCGAAACCGAGGCGCTCAAAGTGACGCCCGGCGGCAGCATCGGGGTCGCTGTCTGGCCCGATGATGGACGGGACCTGTCCAAGTTGATGAGCAATGCCGACCTGGCCATGTATCGCGCCAAGATCGAGTTCGACCGCCGCATCTGCTACTATGAACACGACATGGATGAGCAGGCCCGCCAGCGGCGCGACATGGTGCGCGACCTGTGGACGGCGCTGGAGCAGAATGGCTTCTATCTCGCCTATCAGGTGCAGAAGTCGGTCGCGACAGGCGATATCACCGGCTACGAGGTGCTGCTGCGCTGGAACCGTCCGGGCCATGGCGAGGTCCCGCCTTCCGAATTCATTCCTGTGGCCGAGGAATGCGGGGCCATCAACGCCATCGGCATCTGGGTGCTCAAGATGGCGTGTCTCGAAGCCGCATCCTGGCCTGAACCCTACAAGATCGCCGTCAACGTTTCGGGCATCCAGCTCTCCCAGGTGGAACTGGTCGAAACGGTCCGCAACGTGCTGTTCATGTCGGGCCTGGCGCCGGCACGCCTTGAGCTGGAAGTGACCGAAACCTCCATTATCGGCGACAAGCAGCGCGCCCTGCACATCCTGCGCCAGATCAAGGCCATGGGTGTCTCGATCGCCATCGACGATTTCTGCACCGGCTATTCCTCGCTCGACACGCTGCGCAGCTTCCCCTTCGACAAGATCAAGCTCGACCGCTCCTTCATGAGCGAGGTGGAGAGCAATGAGCAATCCAAGGCCATCGTGCGCGCCATCCTGGCGCTGGGACGGAGCCTCTCCGTCCCGGTACTGGCCGAGGGCGTGGAAACGCGTGAGCAACTCGACGTGCTGCGCAAGGAAGGCTGCACCGAGGCGCAAGGCTTTCTGCTCGGTCGTCCTGGTTCCATCGACTGGGCCGACAGGCTCGAGCCGGGGCTCAGGGCCTGAAGCGCCATCGGGCATTTTGATTGACCCCGACGCGGGCCCGGCAGTAGCGTGCCGGCCATGGTTACGATCAAAGAAATTGCTGCGGCAGTCGGGGTATCGAGCGCAACCGTCTCGCGCGTCCTCAATTACGATTCAACGCTCTCGATTTCCAACCGCAAGCGCCAGGCCATCATCGAGACGGCCGAAGCGCTCAATTATGCCACGCCGCGCAACCGCAACCGGGCCAACCAGCAGGGGCTGAACAAGCTGGCGCTGGTGCATTTCCTGGCGCCCGAGCGCGAACTGGTCGATCCCTATTACGTCGCCCTGCGCCTGGGCATCGAGCGCCGCTGCGCTGCCCTCAAGATCGAAACGGTAAAAGTTTACCACACCGACGCCCGCCCCGATGCCAAGCTCCTCCAGGAAGCGTCCGGCACCATCGCTATCGGCCGCCATGACGAGGACGAAACCGAATGGCTGCAGCGCAATTCGCGGCAGATCGTATTTGCCGACCACGTGCCCCATGACGACCAGATCGACTCGGTTTCCGCCGACCTGCGCGCCGCCATGGAAAAGCTGCTGGCGGCGCTGGCCCAGCGCGGCTATCGGCGCATTGCCTATATCGGCTGGGGCGACCGGCGCGCCCAGGCCTTCGTGCAGTGGATGACCGCGGCGGGCTGGTTTGACGACCGCCTGTTCCGCAGCGGCGACAATACCGAAGAGGGCGGCTACCGCCTGACCCGGGACATCCTCGCCGAACGGCGGCCGCTCGACGCCATCGTCACCTTCAACGATTCCATGGCCATCGGTACCTATCGCGCCCTGCACGAGGCGGGCCTGTCCATCCCCGGCGATATCGGGGTGGCCAGCTTCAACGACATCTCGGTTGCCCAGTTCCTCAACCCGCCTTTGACCACCGTGCACCTGCCGGCCGAGGAGATCGGCGAGGCGGCGGTGGAACTGCTGCTCGAGCGGGTTGGCGGGCGTGAACTGGCCAAGCAGATCAGCCTGGCATCGCGCATTGTCTGGCGGGCGAGTACCCGCGCTTTGACGGGCGAAAGCGCGCAGTAAATTTTCCGAGGTAAAAATTTACTGAAATTCTTGCCTCGGTCCAAAAGTCATATTAGTCTTGCCTTCAGGGTGATGAGGAAACACCCAATTGGGAGGATTATCAATGACCAGCTTTTCCACGAGCCTGAAGCGCTCGCTCGCCATCGCTTTGGCCGGGATTTCCATGTTCAGCGTGACGGCCGCGTCCGCCGCTGAGATCACCGTCTGGTGCTGGGACCCGAACTTCAATGGCGCCACCATGAAGCTCGCCGCCGAGCGTTATGCCGCCGAGCATCCCGACGTGACCGTCAATATCGTCGACTTCGCCAAGGCCGACCTCGAGACCAAGCTGCAGGCGCAGCTCGCCTCGGGCACCACGGACGGCCTGCCCGACATCGTGCTGATCGAGGACTACGGTGCCCAGAAATACCTGCAGTCCTTCCCCGGCGCCTTCGAGCCGCTGAGCGACAAGATCGATCTCTCGGGCTTTGCGCCCTACAAGGTCGAGCTCGCCTCGCTCAATGGCATGGGCTATTCGCTGCCCTTCGATTCCGGCGTCACCGGCTTCTTCTACCGCTCCGACATTCTCGAAGAGGCTGGCTACAGCGCCGCTGACCTCGAAGGCATCACCTGGAACCGCCTGATCGAGATCGGCAAGGACATCAAGGACAAGACCGGGCAGATCCTGTTCCCGATCGACCCCAATGATGCCGGCATCTTCCGCATCATGATGCAGTCCGCCGGCTCCTGGTATTTCAATGCCGATGGCAGCGTGAACATCGCCAATAACGATGTGTTCAAGGCATCGCTCAAGACCTATCAGGACCTGGTCGCCTCGGGCATCACCAAGCCCGTCGCCGGCTGGACCGAATATACCGGCTCGTTCACCTCGGGCGACACCCTGGGCACCGTGACCGGCGTGTGGATGGTGGGGACCATCAAGGCCAATGCCGATCAGTCCGGCCAGTGGGGCATTGCCCCGATCCCGGCGCTCGATGGCGTCGAAGGTGCAACCAATGCCTCCAACCTGGGCGGTTCGAGCTGGTATGTGCTCTCCTCGGCTCCCGAGAAGGACACGGCCGTCGACTTCCTGTCCTCCGTCTGGGGCCAGGACACCGAGTTCTACCAGCAAATCCTGGTCAACCAGGGCGCCCTTGGCTCGCTGCTTGCCGCCCGTGAAGGCGAGGCCTATTCGGCCAGCGACGACTTCTTCGGCGGCGCTCCGGTCTGGCAGAACTTCTCCGACTGGCTCGGTCAGATCCCGGCGGTCAACTACGGCATCTTCACCAACGAGGCCGACGCGGCCGTCGTGGCGCAGATCCCGGCCCTGACCAGCGGTGGCAATGTCGACGAGATCGCCGCGGCCATCGAGGCCCAGGTGAGCCAGCAGATCCAGTAAGATCGCAACACCGGGGGCGGTTCGCCGCCTCCGGCCTCCCCGAGGCCCCCGCGTACCACGCGGGGGTCATCGGTGATTTTTGGCTCCGGCAATGGGGGTTGGCGTGGCGCAATCCGGTCTGGCACGCACTGAACAATGGAATGGCTGGCTCTTTGTCATGCCGGCGCTGGTCCTGCTCGGCGTCTTCATGATCTATCCCATCCTGTGGTCGCTCTGGATGAGCTTCCAGGTTGGGCGCGGCATGAATTTCAGCTTTGGCGGCTTCGCCAATATCCTGCGCCTGACCCAGGATCCGGTCTTCATCCGGGCGCTGACCAATACGCTGACCTTCCTGGCCATCCAGGTGCCGATCATGCTGATCCTGGCCCTGCTGTTCGCCAATGCGCTCAATGACAGCAATCTCTGGGGTCGTTCCTGGTTCCGCACCGCCATCTTCCTGCCCTGCGTCACCTCGCTGGTGGCCTATTCGGTGGTCTTCAAGTCCATGTTTGCCCAGGACGGCATCATGAACCAGATGCTCATGGCCATCCATGTGATCCAGGACCCCATCCCGTGGCTGGCCGATCCCTTCTGGGCCAAGGTGGTGATCATCAGCGCCATCACCTGGCGCTGGACCGGCTACAACATGATCTTTTACCTCGCCGCCATGCAGAATATCGACCGCTCGATCTACGAAGCGGCACGGATCGACGGCGTCCCGGCATGGGCCCGCTTCTGGCACATCACCGTGCCCATGCTGAAGCCGGTGATCCTGTTCACCACCGTCATCTCCACCATCGGCACCCTGCAGCTGTTCGACGAGCCGAACCTGATCACCAATGGCGGCGCGCCCTCGGATTCGACGCTGACGCTGTCGCTCTACATCTACAATCTGAGCTTCAAGTTCATGCCCAGCTTCGGCTATGCCTCGACGGTTTCCTACGTCATCGTCGTGCTCGTGGGTATCCTCACCTTCATCCAGTTCCTGGCCGCAAGGGATCGCCGCGCATGAGCAATCCTCTCGCCCTGATCGGCCGCGCGGCCACCTATCTGCTGCTGCTCTTGGCCGCCTTCATCTCGGTCTTCCCCTTCTTCTGGATGGCGGTCGGTGCCACCAATACCTCCGCCGACGTGATCAAGGGTAAGGCCACGCCCGGCGGCGCCCTCTGGAGCAATATCGTCACCTTTTTCACCTCGGTGGACATGCCGAGGATCCTGTTCAACTCGTTCTTCATCGCCGGGGTCGGCACGGCGCTGACGCTGCTGGTCTCCTCGCTGGCCGGCTATGGCTTCGAGATGTTCCGCTCCCGCTTCCGCGAGCGCATCTTCGGCGGCCTGCTGTTGATGCTCTCCATCCCCTTCGCCGCACTCATGGTGCCGCTGTTCATCATGATGGCGAACCTCAAGATCATTAACACCTACCAGGCGATCATCCTGCCCACGGTGGCCTCGATCTTCATCGTCTTCTATTTCCGCCAGGCCACCAAGGCCTTCCCGCACGAGCTGCGCGACGCCGCGCGCATCGACGGGCTCAAGGAATGGCAGATTTTCCTGTTCGTCTACATGCCGGTGATGCGCTCGACCTATGCGGCGGCCACCATCATCGTGTTCATGGCCAACTGGAACAATTATCTCTGGCCGCTGATCGTGCTGCAGACCAATGAGATGAAGACCCTGACCCTGGTGGTCGCCGGGCTCACCTCTGCCTATACCCCCGATTTCGGCGTGGTCATGGTCGGCGCGATCTTCGCCACCCTGCCCACCCTCGTCATCTTCTTCCTGCTCCAGCGCCGCTTCGTCGAAGGCATGCTGGGCGCCGTCAAATAGAGACTTCCATGCGTCCCCTGATCGATTTCAATTCTTCCTGGCTGTTCGAGGGCAAGGACAGCGTCCGCCTGCCGCACAATGCGGTGGAGCTGCCCTTCTCCTATTTTGACGAGAAGGTGTATCAGCGCGTCTTCACCTATGAGAAACGCTTTGCCGCCGAACCGGCGTGGCAGGGGAAAGAGGTTGCCGTCGTCTTCGATGGCGCCATGGCCAATGCCAAGGTCAGCCTCAACGGCCAGGAAATCGCGGCGCACAAGGACGGCTACACGCCCTTCGAGGCGCGGCTGACCGGCAAGCTCAAGGACGGCGAGAATGTGCTGACCGTCACCATCGACGGCAGCGAAAACCCCGAGATTCCGCCCTTTGGCGGGCAGATCGACTATCTCACCTATGCCGGCATCTATCGCGAAGCCTGGCTCCGGGTGACGGCGCCGATCTTTGTCGGCAATGCCAAGGTGGAGACGCCCGATGCGCTGGCCGAAAAGAAATCGGTACGGGTCCGCATCGAATTGAGCAATCCGCAGGACCTGCCGCTCTCGGGCAGGCTGATCGCGACGCTGCTTGATGCGGATGGCAAGGCGATCGCCTCGACCGATGCGGCGATCAATGGCGCCAGCGTCGAGATCGGCTTCGATGGCCTTGCCGGTATCAGCCTCTGGGACATCGACAATCCCGCGCTCTATACGCTCGCGGTCACCATCGACACGACCCATGGGCAGGACGAGGCAAAATTCCGTTTCGGCTTCCGCACCGCCGAATTCACCACCGAAGGGTTCAAGCTCAACGGCAAGGCGCTGAAGCTCCGGGGCCTAAACCGGCACCAGTCCTTCCCCTATATCGGCTATGCGCTGGGCAAGTCGGCGCAGGAGCGCGACGCGGAAATATTGAAGCGCGAACTCAAGCTCAACATGGTGCGCACCTCGCACTATCCGCAGAGCCATTATTTCCTCGACCGCTGCGACGAGCTGGGACTGCTGGTCTTCGAGGAAATCCCCGGCTGGCAGCATATCGGCGGCGAAAGCTGGAAGGACGAGAGCGTCGAGAACGTCCGGCGCATGATCACCCGCGACTGGAACCACCCCTCCATCGTCATCTGGGGCGTGCGCATCAACGAAAGTCAGGACGACCACGACTTCTACCTGCGCACCAACAGGCTGGCGCATGAGCTGGACTCGACCCGCTCGACCGGTGGCGTGCGCTACATCACCGAGAGCGAATTG
It contains:
- a CDS encoding LacI family DNA-binding transcriptional regulator, translating into MVTIKEIAAAVGVSSATVSRVLNYDSTLSISNRKRQAIIETAEALNYATPRNRNRANQQGLNKLALVHFLAPERELVDPYYVALRLGIERRCAALKIETVKVYHTDARPDAKLLQEASGTIAIGRHDEDETEWLQRNSRQIVFADHVPHDDQIDSVSADLRAAMEKLLAALAQRGYRRIAYIGWGDRRAQAFVQWMTAAGWFDDRLFRSGDNTEEGGYRLTRDILAERRPLDAIVTFNDSMAIGTYRALHEAGLSIPGDIGVASFNDISVAQFLNPPLTTVHLPAEEIGEAAVELLLERVGGRELAKQISLASRIVWRASTRALTGESAQ
- a CDS encoding ABC transporter substrate-binding protein, which codes for MTSFSTSLKRSLAIALAGISMFSVTAASAAEITVWCWDPNFNGATMKLAAERYAAEHPDVTVNIVDFAKADLETKLQAQLASGTTDGLPDIVLIEDYGAQKYLQSFPGAFEPLSDKIDLSGFAPYKVELASLNGMGYSLPFDSGVTGFFYRSDILEEAGYSAADLEGITWNRLIEIGKDIKDKTGQILFPIDPNDAGIFRIMMQSAGSWYFNADGSVNIANNDVFKASLKTYQDLVASGITKPVAGWTEYTGSFTSGDTLGTVTGVWMVGTIKANADQSGQWGIAPIPALDGVEGATNASNLGGSSWYVLSSAPEKDTAVDFLSSVWGQDTEFYQQILVNQGALGSLLAAREGEAYSASDDFFGGAPVWQNFSDWLGQIPAVNYGIFTNEADAAVVAQIPALTSGGNVDEIAAAIEAQVSQQIQ
- a CDS encoding carbohydrate ABC transporter permease, translated to MSNPLALIGRAATYLLLLLAAFISVFPFFWMAVGATNTSADVIKGKATPGGALWSNIVTFFTSVDMPRILFNSFFIAGVGTALTLLVSSLAGYGFEMFRSRFRERIFGGLLLMLSIPFAALMVPLFIMMANLKIINTYQAIILPTVASIFIVFYFRQATKAFPHELRDAARIDGLKEWQIFLFVYMPVMRSTYAAATIIVFMANWNNYLWPLIVLQTNEMKTLTLVVAGLTSAYTPDFGVVMVGAIFATLPTLVIFFLLQRRFVEGMLGAVK
- a CDS encoding carbohydrate ABC transporter permease, which translates into the protein MPALVLLGVFMIYPILWSLWMSFQVGRGMNFSFGGFANILRLTQDPVFIRALTNTLTFLAIQVPIMLILALLFANALNDSNLWGRSWFRTAIFLPCVTSLVAYSVVFKSMFAQDGIMNQMLMAIHVIQDPIPWLADPFWAKVVIISAITWRWTGYNMIFYLAAMQNIDRSIYEAARIDGVPAWARFWHITVPMLKPVILFTTVISTIGTLQLFDEPNLITNGGAPSDSTLTLSLYIYNLSFKFMPSFGYASTVSYVIVVLVGILTFIQFLAARDRRA
- a CDS encoding EAL domain-containing protein: MPVIQFLFTAHEPAHIVLAATICMISSYACIGLLRHARRAHGRMRSVWTAVAALAVGFGIWATHFVAVLAFRPGFTLGYDLWLTALSLLIAIVLCGVGIALAIRATSALDRFLGGAVVGVAISTMHYAGIAALVMGGSLGWNPGLVATSILSGMAFAGLAFTIGMDGSTRRLLSAALLLTLAICAMHFTAMAAADFSLCFPLSADGGLDGFWLSVALAFISMLLLALALGSTVLDEADRRRTERENERQLRDAARISEVTGKLELAMTHMAQGLGLYDAEGRLQLYNQRFPSLLGIDPAMNLAGISFRRTCHLSVLGSEHPPEDLEARIDQVMASHAPLIAGGGEIVHSFAEDRVLQVSHSPIGDGSWVTTIDDITERHRSQRAIAHLARHDGLTGLPNRARFRESFDWALARAEEAGDKIAIIAIDLDHFKEINDSHGHAAGDMVLKTLSGCFNSLLGEGEVIARLGGDEFAAIKIFTTMDGLREFLQRLEAALTQRIETEALKVTPGGSIGVAVWPDDGRDLSKLMSNADLAMYRAKIEFDRRICYYEHDMDEQARQRRDMVRDLWTALEQNGFYLAYQVQKSVATGDITGYEVLLRWNRPGHGEVPPSEFIPVAEECGAINAIGIWVLKMACLEAASWPEPYKIAVNVSGIQLSQVELVETVRNVLFMSGLAPARLELEVTETSIIGDKQRALHILRQIKAMGVSIAIDDFCTGYSSLDTLRSFPFDKIKLDRSFMSEVESNEQSKAIVRAILALGRSLSVPVLAEGVETREQLDVLRKEGCTEAQGFLLGRPGSIDWADRLEPGLRA